A portion of the Hydractinia symbiolongicarpus strain clone_291-10 chromosome 10, HSymV2.1, whole genome shotgun sequence genome contains these proteins:
- the LOC130662462 gene encoding CD151 antigen-like, protein MGELSCGMTCLRYILFAFNFVFWIGGIALMGVGIYSRVQVGKWDDIIDDSTVPSAANLMIIAGVLVMLIGFLGCCGAWKQNKCLLISYAICLILIFVLEIAAGIYAYVKRDDIQKELETGLMKGINNTYGAQDTKANKAFGDAIDWFQEKVECCGAKKPQDWSESVWATKAKKYYVPDSCCKLSGCSKKYGVSLDQFVNSGKIYKEGCVQKGKDWVKAHISLVGGVTIGVAFVQLLGIIFAILLCRGLGDEHNYENV, encoded by the exons ATGGGAGAACTATCTTGTGGAATGACATGCTTGAGATACATACTTTTTGCTTTCAATTTTGTTTTCTGG ataGGTGGGATTGCTTTAATGGGCGTAGGTATTTACAGCCGAGTTCAAGTTGGAAAATGGGATGATATAATTGATGATAGCACTGTTCCAAGCGCTGCAAATCTTATGATCATTGCTGGTGTACTTGTCATGTTGATTGGCTTCTTAGGGTGTTGTGGAGCTTGGAAACAAAACAAGTGTCTGCTTATCAGT tATGCGATTTGTCTCATTTTAATATTTGTGCTGGAAATAGCTGCTGGTATTTATGCGTATGTCAAAAGAGATGACATCCAGAAAGAACTGGAAACAGGACTGATGAAAGGCATCAATAACACCTATGGCGCACAAGATACAAAAGCTAATAAAGCTTTCGGAGATGCTATTGATTGGTTTCAAGAAAAG GTTGAATGTTGTGGTGCAAAGAAACCTCAAGATTGGTCAGAATCTGTATGGGCTACCAAAGCCAAAAAATATTATGTTCCAGACTCCTGTTGTAAATTAAGTGGTTGTAGTAAAAAGTATGGAGTCTCACTAGATCAGTTTGTAAATAGTGGAAAGATTTACAAAGAG GGGTGTGTTCAAAAAGGCAAAGATTGGGTCAAGGCCCATATAAGTTTAGTCGGCGGTGTAACCATTGGAGTTGCTTTTGTGCAG cTTCTTGGCATTATCTTCGCCATCTTACTTTGTCGTGGCCTTGGAGATGAACATAAttatgaaaatgtttaa